TAGAGTGGTTTCATCACAACCGATTTGGGAGTCATATGGGAATTACCAATATGTTTATGTTTCACAGCTATACgccgatttcaataacctatctcaaaccaaaatctttagataaagaaaaaaatatttttgacattagttttaTAGAATTTCTGACAAACATTAAAGTCGATCTAAAGACTTTGGATTAagcggttattgaaattggtagTATACCGACACTTGCGTGAACTTACTTAATATTCACTGAGAAAAGTTATCCaaaaatgaaatacattttgcttgaagttaatttattacattgttaccATGGACAAAGCGTTTGTTGGTTACTTGAAACTTGACATattttgatggtttttaaacCATCACGGATTTCAACCAGCTCTCGTAAGTGCTGATCCTGACGAACACATCAGGGGCACCGACAGCGCATGGGAAGCCCCAGGACACGATACCGAACTGTTTCCCGTCTTCAATGCGACGCAGAGCACTGCCAGAGTCACCCTGCAAGACAATTTGCGGAACGTCAGTTTGCAAACTGAAATTGTGGAAATTACAACcaatttatatattaaacttaaattatttaatttcatttttattgagGTGTACGAAGATCTGTGAGCTTATGTCTGCGCATACAGATGTATTGTATCGGTGTTAGGTGGATGTATGTGTGCGAGTAGTGACAAATGACAACCGGTGTCGTTAGCCGCGTATAAATTGTTGTGtacaattatctaaataaataatatttaaagtgatTAAAACTTGCGTGTTCATTTATGCCCTaataggttatgggcccaggagactataaacaattaatttcgtGAGTTTTGGACAATAAATATAGTGAAAAGTTGTGGTGAACAGTTATAGTGAAATAATAGACTCGCCCCGTTCCATGCGGTCACAGTGCACAGAGTGCACGGCGCACGCGTGTATAAAAAGTGGACTCGCCCAAGTTGTTTACAACTTAACATTCTTTACGTCGATTTTATAAATTGTGTTATCTTTAATTCATCATTATGGCTGCTACTATTAAAATTGAACCGTTGAAGGCAAATAATTATGATACGTGGAAAATTCACATGAGGGctattttgaagaaaaatgaCTTGTGGGAAATCGTATCGGGTGCGATGCCACAACCGGCACGTACCGACCCTAAGTACTCAGATTGGGTGAAAATGGACGGAAAAGCTGAATCCGATATATTGTTAGCCGTCAGTCCTAGTGAGCTCGCAGCATTAGATGGTTTAGATACCTCAAAACAGGTATGGGACAAATTGAAATCGATGTATGAGTCAAGTGGACCCGCTCGTAAGGCGTCATTATTGAAGAGACTTGTACTGACACGCATGAATGAAGGAGACGATCTCCGAAAGCATATCGCTGATTTTTTCGACGCGGTTAAGAAACTGAAAGAAATCGGTTTAGTGGTGATCGACGAATTATTGGCAATTCTACTGTTGTATAGCCTCCCCGATTCCTTTAATATGTTTCGTACTGCAATGGAATCGCGTGATGATCTACCTTCTACTGAAATACTCAAGGTCAAGATTGTCGAAGATTACGAAGGAAGAAAAATACAACACACCACAGTACAAGACCAAGGTGCTTTGTTTGTCAAACGCACAAATAAACCGCATCAGAAGAGTATTACACGTGATCACACTTTAGATAACAATAAGACACAAGTGGAATGTTATCGTTGTGGTCGCCGTGGGCATATTGCAAGAGAATGTAGAACTAAAATTGTACACAAATCTAAGCACAGCGCAAAGCAAGCAGAACGTAGTAGTTCTGAGCGGCAAGAATATACGACGATGTTTAGTACGACCGAAGAGGCTCGCATTAGTGAACAAAGTAATTCTGTTTGGTGTATCGATAGTGGGTGCACTGGACATATGTGTAACGACAAGCACATGATTAAAGGATTTACGCGACTGGACAATGAACTAAACTTAGCAAACCATGAGAGTACACAAATTACCGGTATGGGTCAAGTCAGTATTTCGGTTGATACGGGTTGTGAAAAACGCCTAGTTGATATTCAAAAAGTGTTTTATGTACCAGATTTACGTACTAGTCTTTTATCAGTATCAAAAATGACTGATCATGGATACGAAGTTCATTTTACAAAGCAAGATGCCGTCGTGACTGATAAGAACAAAAAGGTTCATATAAGGGCAGACCGTGTCGGGAACTTATACCATGTCAGATTGGGTCAGCAGTATTCCAATAAtgtacaaatggtgaaaaagccAATTGACATGTGGCATGAGCGTTTGGGACACATTAACGAGCGTGATCTCAAAGCAATGGTCAAGAACAACTTAGTGCATGGTCTAAAGTTCGATGACAGTGAAAAATTGTCAGATTGTGAAACATGTTTAAGTCAAAAAATGACTTGTAAACCATTTCCTAAGAGCAGTGAAGAGCGGACAAACTCTTTATTAGAGATAGTTCATACCGACGTCTGTGGCCCGATGAGACACGAGTCATATGGCAAGAAGAAGTATTTTGTCACATTTATCGATGATAAATCACGCTGGTGTGAAGTTTATTTTATCGCTAATAAGAACGATGTTTTCAAAGTATTTCAAGAGTACAAAGCATATGTAGAGAAGATGACAGGTTTGAAGATAAAGAATTTACAGTCAGATAACGGAAGAGAATATATAAATACAGAATTTGATGAATTCTTGAAGAAAGAAGGAATAAGAAGAAGATTAACTGTACCATACACACCTCAACAAAACGGTGTAGCTGAAAGGAAAAACAGAACTTTGATTGAGATGGGTCGATGTATGATGCATCAAGCCGGATGCCCTCCAGGTTTTTGGGCAGAAGCTATAAATACAGCTAACTTTATAAGAAATAGATGTCCTACTGTTGCATTGAGAGGTGAAATACCTTACACTGTGTGGAAAGGGAAAAAgccaacattaatttatatgaATACTTTCGGAGCAAAActatattacaaagaaaaaggCTCAAAGAAAGGTAAATTCGACGCTAATTCAGAAGTTGGAATCTTTATGGGGTATGACGACAAATCTAAAGCTTATAGAATTCATGACCCTAAAACTAAGAAAATTATCATAGCAAGAgatgttaattttatgaaagCAAGTGCATTTAATAATCAATATGAAGAAATTCTTGAGAGTGATAACGAAGAAAAGGAAAGCATAAATATAGATCTAAATAAAGAACATCAAAGTAAGGAGAAAGCAAAGGAGGACAGACCATATATAAAAGCTATAAAAACTGAAAGTAGAATGAGAAGATCATTGGAAAATATACAAGATAATTTGGAAACCGAGTCAACAGATAGATTAACAAGAAAAAGACATTCAACTGTACTATGGGAAAGACTAATAGAACCTGCTAAAAGAGAAAGAGGGAGACCAAGGCTGATACGTACAGGTCTAGTAGGAAGACCCAGGAAGGAATATCAGTACCAGGAGAGTAATGAGAAAGTGACAGAAGGTGAAACAGATGATGAAGAATCTGAAGGACAAATGTCAGCAAGCATGGTAACGATAGATCCAATGACCTGGCAAGAAGCTGAAAGAACAAGCGATTCTATAAATTGGAAAAACGCATTAGAAGATGAATATCTAGCCCAAATCAAAAATGAGACGTGGAATATAGTGCCACGACCAAATGATCGAAAAGTGATTGGCAATAGATTGGTATTTACCAGCAAAGTAACAGGAAAGAAAATCCGTTTGGTTGCCAAAGGCTGTTCTCAACGGCCAGGGGAGGATTTCCATGAGACATCATCTCCGGTAGTTCGATCATCATCAATAAGATTGATAGCCGCACTATCATCAGAGTTAGGATTAGAGATTCATCAAATGGACGTGGTGACAGCTTATTTGAATGGTACTTTAGATGAAGAAGTTTATATGGAGATGCCTGATGAGATAGATAATGtactagataaaataattaccaaGAAGCAGATTGGTTCGCGTGGTCAAGTTGTTCGAGATGAGAAAATTATCGAAACAGCTAAACTATGGATGAAAAAGATGAATGAATGTGATGATGCAGTATGCTTATTAAAGAAGTCGTTATATGGTTTACGCCAGTCAGGTTTACAATGGCATAAAAAGTTAGTTAGTAAATTAAAGTTGATAGGTCTCGAGTCAATGCCTCAAGATCCTTGTGTATTTATGTCACAAAATAATCATAACATAATGTTAGTCGCTATTTATGTAGATGACATAATCTTAGCTACGAATGATCTTGCATGGATGATGAATGTGAAAAAGGAATTAATGAAAGCTTTTGAAATGAAAGATTTAGGTAGGATTAATACTTGTTTAGGCATTGAGTTTGAAAGAGATGAAGAAAACAGAGTGTATTTGAATCAGAAAATGTATGTTGAAAAACTGTTAGAGAGGTATGGTATGAGTGAATGTAAGCCTGTGAAAACTCCTATGGATGGTCTGGTTAAATTAGAAAAGCCTAAAGAGATTAAGATAGATGTTATGAAGAAGCTACCTTATCAAAATTTAATTGGTGCATTAATGTATTTATCAGTGTCCACAAGGCCTGATATTACTTATACTGTAAATTATCTCAGtcaatttaatacaaattttgATGTTCAGCATTGGCAGGCAGCTAAACGTGTGCTGAGATACTTAAGAGGAACCTCTAATTATGGTTTAATGTATGAGAGGACTGGTTTACCATTGTTTGGCGTGGTTGATGCTGATTGGGGTATGAATGCTATCGACCGTAGGTCTTATTCTGGGTATGCATTTATTTTAGCTGGTGCTCCAATAAGCTGGGAAGCTCGTAAGCAAAGAACAGTGGCCCTGTCCAGCACTGAAGCTGAGTACATGGCTATTGCTGAAGCTGCGAAGGAAGCTGTGTATTTGCAAGATGTGTTGAGGAATGTGAGGATGGAGTGTGAGATTGTAACGTTGTTCAATGACAACCAAAGTGCTTTAAAACTAGCTCAGTCAAGGAACTATCACTCTAGAACAAAACATGTGGATGTTAGGCACCACTTTATTCGAGATATGTGCGAAAAAGGTGTTATTAAtctgaaatatttatgtacggAAAGAATGCCAGCAGATGTTTTGACGAAGGGTTTAGGTGCAACAAAACATCATGAATGCTTAGGTAACCTGGGTATGATAGATAAATCAGATTAGCTCACAACTTCGAGGGGAGGTATTGAGGTGTACGAAGATCTGTGAGCTTATGTCTGCGCATACAGATGTATTGTATCGGTGTTAGGTGGATGTATGTGTGCGAGTAGTGACAAATGACAACCGGTGTCGTTAGCCGCGTATAAATTGTTGTGtacaattatctaaataaataatatttaaagtgatTAAAACTTGCGTGTTCATTTATGCCCTAATAATTTTGCattcacgtatttttttttattacaatttattaatggATTTAATAGAGAGACTTACGTTGCAAGTGCCAAATCCAGGGCTATGTAGAGTGCAGACTTCAGCGCGAGGATCTGTGTGTATTCCAAATTCCCATTCAATGTCGGCTTGATTCACAAGTTCCACGCAGTCTTTACTGTCAATAGTTGTGGTTTTCAGTTCCAAGAGTACGTCAGAGGCCGGACCACCGTCCTGTAATATGAATATGAAGATACTCCAATTATGAACCCTTAATAATCTTATACCAGCTGAATTTTTTGCAAAGTTGTGCAATAtaatcaagtgtgggagagccatgcttaagTGTTGGAGAaacgtgcttcggcacgaatgggccggcttgaccggagtgataccacggcctcacagaaaaccgacgtggaacaacgcgtTGTGTGTGTTGCGTTTCGTTGcatgagtgagattaccggaggcccaattatcccccttcccaatcttcttatCCCCGTAATTCCTAACTAAAAAATTCTTGGCTAGAccagtttttatgtataaatatgatCATGTCTATAATAGATGTTCACTAGAAAATCCGAAGCTAAACGTAACCTCCAAGGCATGGAGATTAACACCATTAGATTTCGGGCTTCCaattacttacatacatttttgattGTCTCACTTACATAAATTCTGCCCCAACCAGCAACTATAGCTGGCACTCCACCGTCTATGTAGTCGTAGGTGATTGCTACAGGCTGTACCAGGCTGCTGTAAGCCACTTCTGTGTCGGTGATGAGGACTCCAATATCATCCTTGACGGTAAACCAGTCGTAATCCGGATGGGAAGCATGGCGAGCAACCTTGTAGGTGGTTCCACCAGAGTCATGGCGGTGGGAACCAACAGTCACACGAAGAgaccttttaaaaaatatcataatacattAACATTCTGTCTatggaattatttaaatcttctGCTCCCTCATCCCCAAACCACAGATCCCTAtatccccaatcctcaaatgCCAAAAGGGTGACAACGCTCttgtaattcctctggtgttgcaggagTCAATaggtggcgccgattgcttacaattAGATGATCTGTATGCTAATTCAACGTCctaacgaataaaaaaaatatttctagaatattttcattacctagaCAGAGTTCCAATGATAGAAATGGTGACGGCGCCAATACAATGAGCTGCGGTGAGGACGGTACGTGGGGCTATCAGTGAACCTCCGCAGAAGAAGCTTCGTACGAGTAGACCGGAGGAGAGGACCACCATGTGAGGGTGGCTGCCGACTGCCGCCTCAGTACCTCCAACGATACGACCATTGGCATTGTACTGGAAGAAGACGGACACGTCATCTTTGGGCCTTGGCAGTGCTGTGGacggaaaaataaaaaagttattgtaaacTGTTCAATGTTTTTGTGGCTTCCATAAAACTAGAGCCATTACATCATTCATTCTACCTAGAGAACTTCAAAAAGgagtatattttctaattatatttgACCTTTGACAACGTtacgtttatatttaaataaaaaatatggcgtTTGGAATTGTACAACTTACCAAGGCTACCGACCAGGAGGGTGGTGAACACCAGGAGTCCGGCTTTGTAGTCCATGATTCACAACGAAATACTTAATGATTTGTTACCAAACATTgctgatatttatattaaaactgttaGAGATAATATCATTCATAACGGGTGATAATTGGTTGCTTATCAAGTTGTGTGAATGTCTGatcaatatttatgaaataggtCAAGTCCAGACAATCCCTTGGAACTCACTGGTGGCTTGGAAGTTAAGTTGCCTATACAAGGTGCGGGATCGAAACCAGAagagtaccaatgtgactttttcttaatttatttctatggTAATGAAACCGTCATGTAAGGAAAATTACGCGAGGAAACTTGgatttacttaaattttatttattgttcacggctgtttttaatttattcagcaGATCAAAATCAAGCCTatcgaagctgcggactgcctagcgggtttaccggggctccggctcgaaaagcaggagtaggaacggggtggtttttagtcagtaagagtctgacactccctttcgcctcgcccaaggcgcgtGAAGTCATTATCTCTTAAATCGGCAGTAAGAGGGTGACAAAAGTACCAATTAATGTGCTGTCTatacgacttaaaaaaaatactttacactATATCCCTCCCATTTTTTGCGACATTATCAGtaagtagcttctgccagcgacttctcCCTTGTTACCGTGGCATGAAAAGTGGCCTATGTGTTCTTACAAATCATAATCTGCCCCTGTTACAAATTTCATCCTGGTGCCTTCAGCCGTTTTCTAGACgcttacaaactttcgcatttataatattactaggatattttattttatgatatcttgtatttttttattgttaatcagTGAGTCAGCCCACTAACTAGACGTGTATAAAGATtagatagtattatttttttactttattttattgttactgtgACTACCCTTTTTTATCAtacctcgttgatcgagtgatGACGATCGTGATTGCCGAGCACATGGTTTCAGATTTTATTCGTATGTCAGTGAGTCTTATAGAGTACTTCAGTttcttgtttgtatatttgctTACCTTACGCCTTATTAATGGGCTTCGCATaaactatgtttatttacaactCGATTTTTGTCCACCATCTCTGCTTTTCCCCTTTTTTTCTCTCAATTACCTTCTACAAGTTTTATAGTGGTTTCATCACAATCGATTTGGGAGTCATAAGGGAATTTACCAATATGTGTATGTTTTACAGGTCTCTATGCTGCCGACACTAAACTTAATTGGAATACACTAAAATGATATACATTTTGCTCTcaagttaatttattacattgttaccATGGACAAAGCGTTTGTTGGTTACTTGAAACTTGACatttgatggtttttaaactaTCACGGATTTCAACCAGCTCTCGTAAGTGCTGATCCTGACGAACACATCAGGGGCACCGACAGCGCATGGGAAGCCCCAGGACACGATACCGAACTGTTTCCCGTCTTCAATGCGACGCAGAGCACTGCCAGAGTCACCCTGCAAGACAATTTGCGGAACGTCAGTTTGCAAACCGAAATTGTTGCAAATTACAAtcaatttatatattaaacttaaacttaaattatttaatttcattttcctTGTGTCAGTGGATCTTGTGAGAGTGACCTACCTAAAATTAAAGGATGTACTTGCaatctcatatattttttattacaatttattcataggtaaaatttttaaccaattattttaatttaattgaccCGATTAATATGTTACTATCTATTGATATGGTAAATAGAtataaaagtaggtaagtataaaaCAAGGTAGAGAGACTTACGTTGCAAGCGCCAAATCCAGGGCCATGTAGAGTGCAGACTTCAGCACGAGGATCCATTTGCATTTCAAATTCCCATTCAATGTTGGCTTGATGCACAAGTTCCACGCAGTCTTTGCTGTCAATAGTTGTGGTTCTCAGTTCCAAGAGTACGTCAGAGAGCGGACCACCGTTCTAGAATATGAAGATAATCCAATTACTTTATGCACCCTTACTAAACATACACCAGCTGAATTTTTTGCAAATTTGTCCCAATaaatcaagtgtgggagagccatgcttaagTGTTGGAGAAGTGCTTCAAATAATTTGGGCCGGCTtgaaccggagtgataccacggcttttCAGGAAACCgccgtaaaacaacgcttgcgttgtgtttcgttgcgtgttACCGGAGGTGCCAATTATCTACCCCTTCTTGGCTAGACCAGTTTTTATGTGTAAATGTGATGATGTTTATAATCGATGTGCACTAGAAAATCCGAAGCTTAACGTAACGTCCAAGGCATGGAGATTAACACCATTAGATTTCGGGCTACcaattacttacataaattgttGATTGTCTCACTTACATAAATTCTGCCCCAACCAGCAACTATAGCTGGCACTCCACCGTCAATGTAGTCGTAGGTGATTGCTACAGGCTGCACCAGGCTGCTGTAAGCCACTTCTGTGTCGGTGATGAGGACTCCAATATCATTCTTGATCTCATACCAGTCGTAATCTGGGTGGGAAGCATGGCCAGAAACCTTGTAGGTGGTTCCACCAGAATCATGGCGGTGGGTACCGACAGTCACGCGAAGAGAcctgtttattataaaaaaaatatgtcaatggCGTTATTTAAATCTTCTGCTCCCACATCCCCAAACCACAAATCCCTATATCCCCAATCCTCCAATaggtggcgccgattgcttacaattAGGTGATCTGTATGCTAATTCAACAtactaacgaaaaaaaaaaattctttctataatattttcatcACCTATACAGAGTTTCAATGACGGGCAGGTTGAAGACGTCAATACAATGAGCTGCGGTGAGGACGGTACGTGGGGCTATCAGTGAACCTCCGCAGAAGAAGCTTCGTACGAGTAGACCGGAGGAGAGGACCACCATGTGAGGGTGGCTGCCGACTGCCGCCTCAGTACCTCCAACGATACGACCATTGGCATTGTACTGGAAGAAGACGGACACGTCATCTTTGGGCCTTGGCAGTGCTGTggatggaaaaataaaaatgttattgtaaactGTTCAATGTTTTTGTGTCTTCCATAAAACTAGAGGCATTACATCATTCATTCTACCTAGAGAACTTCAAAAAGGagtatattttctaaatatatttgacCTTTTACAACGTtacgtttatatttaaataaaaaatatggcgtTTGGAATTGTACAACTTACCAAGGCTACCGACCAGGAGGGTGGTGAACACCAGGAGTCCGGCTTTGTAGTCCATGATTCACAACGAAATACTTAATGATTTGTTACCAAACATTgctgatatttatattaaaactgttaGAGATAATATCATTCATAATGGGTGATAATTGGTTGCTTATCAAGTTGTGTGAATGTCTGatcaatatttatgaaataggtCAAGTCCAGATAATCCCTTGGAACTCACTGGTGGCTTGGAAGTTAAGTTGCCTGTACatggtgcgggttcgaaaccagaagagcaccaatgtgacattttcttaatttatttctacGGTAAATGAAAACGTCGTGGAAGGAAAATTGCGTGAGGAAActtggatttatttaaattttatttattgttcacggctgtttttaattttttcttcgtCCGATCTGGGTGAGCAGATCAAAATCAAGCCTTTCGAAGCTGCGGACggcctagctggtttaccggggctccagctcgaaaagcaggagtaggaacggggtggtttttagtcagtaagagtctgacactccctttcgcctcgcccaaggcgcgtGAAGTCATTATCTCTTAAATCGGCAGTAAGAGGGTGACAAAAGTACCAATTAATGAGCTGTCCTCACGacttacaaaaatactttacaCTATATCTCTCCCATCTTTTGCGACATTATCAGtaagtagcttctgccagcgacttctcCCGTGTTACCGTGGTATGAAAAGTGGCCTATGTGTTCTTACAAATCATAATCTGCCCCTGTTACAAATATCATCCCGGTGCCTTCAGCCGTTTTCTAGTCgcttacaaactttcgcatttataatattactaggatattttattttatgatatcttgtatttttttattgttaatcagTGAGTCAGCCCACTAACTAGACGTGTATAAAGATtagatagtattatttttttactttattttattgttactgtgACTACCCTTTTTTATCAtacctcgttgatcgagtgatGACGATCGTGATTGCCGAGCACATGGTTTCAGATTTTATTCGTATGTCAGTGAGTCTTATAGAGTACTTTAGTttcttgtttgtatatttgctTACCTTACACCTTATTAATGGGCTTCGCTAAAACTAAGTTTATCTTCAACTCGATTTTTGTCCACCATCTCTGCTTTCCCCCTTTTTTTCTCTCAATTACCTTTTACAAGTTTTATAGTGGTTTCATCACAATCGATTTGGGAGTCATAAGGGAATTTACCAATATGTGTATGTTTTACAGGTTTCTATGCCGACACTAAACTTAATTGGAATACATTAAAATGAACTACATTTTGCTCTcaagttaatttattacaatgttaCCATGGACAAAGCGTTTGTTGATGGTGACGTGAAACTTGATATGTGATGGTTTTTAAACTATCACGGATTTCAACCAGCTCTCGTAAGTGCTGATCCTGACGAACACATCAGGGGCACCGACAGCGCATGGGAAGCCCCAGGACACGATACCGAACTGTTTCCCGTCTTCAATGCGACGCAGAGCACTGCCAGAGTCACCCTGCAAGAAAATTTGCGGAACGTCAGTTTGCAAACCGAAATTGTTGCAAATTACAATAAAGCTATTGATATGGTAAATAGATATAAAAGtagataagtataaaataaggtAGAGAGACTTACGTTGCAAGCGCCAAATCCAGGGCCATGTAGAGTGCAGACTTCAGCGCGAGGATCCGTTTGCATTTCAAATTCCCATTCAATGTTGGCTTGATTCACAAGTTCCACGCAGTCTTTACTGTCAATAGTTGTGGTTCTCAGTTCCAAGAGTACGTCAGAGG
This genomic interval from Spodoptera frugiperda isolate SF20-4 chromosome 6, AGI-APGP_CSIRO_Sfru_2.0, whole genome shotgun sequence contains the following:
- the LOC118267597 gene encoding chymotrypsin-2-like isoform X4 gives rise to the protein MDYKAGLLVFTTLLVGSLALPRPKDDVSVFFQYNANGRIVGGTEAAVGSHPHMVVLSSGLLVRSFFCGGSLIAPRTVLTAAHCIGAVTISIIGTLSRSLRVTVGSHRHDSGGTTYKVARHASHPDYDWFTVKDDIGVLITDTEVAYSSLVQPVAITYDYIDGGVPAIVAGWGRIYDGGPASDVLLELKTTTIDSKDCVELVNQADIEWEFGIHTDPRAEVCTLHSPGFGTCNGDSGSALRRIEDGKQFGIVSWGFPCAVGAPDVFVRISTYESWLKSVMV
- the LOC118267597 gene encoding chymotrypsin-2-like isoform X6 translates to MDYKAGLLVFTTLLVGSLALPRPKDDVSVFFQYNANGRIVGGTEAAVGSHPHMVVLSSGLLVRSFFCGGSLIAPRTVLTAAHCIGAVTISIIGTLSRSLRVTVGSHRHDSGGTTYKVARHASHPDYDWFTVKDDIGVLITDTEVAYSSLVQPVAITYDYIDGGVPAIVAGWGRIYDGGPASDVLLELKTTTIDSKDCVELVNQADIEWEFGIHTDPRAEVCTLHSPGFGTCNGDSGSALRRIEDGKQFGIVSWGFPCAVGAPDVFVRISTYESWLKSVMV
- the LOC118267597 gene encoding chymotrypsin-2-like isoform X7; this encodes MDYKAGLLVFTTLLVGSLALPRPKDDVSVFFQYNANGRIVGGTEAAVGSHPHMVVLSSGLLVRSFFCGGSLIAPRTVLTAAHCIDVFNLPVIETLYRSLRVTVGTHRHDSGGTTYKVSGHASHPDYDWYEIKNDIGVLITDTEVAYSSLVQPVAITYDYIDGGVPAIVAGWGRIYNGGPLSDVLLELRTTTIDSKDCVELVHQANIEWEFEMQMDPRAEVCTLHGPGFGACNGDSGSALRRIEDGKQFGIVSWGFPCAVGAPDVFVRISTYESWLKSVIV